A part of Kitasatospora azatica KCTC 9699 genomic DNA contains:
- a CDS encoding replicative DNA helicase → MSIARPYSDYNEHLPTQDDDDLPASAARQALEREQPNDIEAEQAVLGAMMLSTTAIDDVINVLRSPGDFHRPAHELICNAILAIYDRCGGEGNIDPIRVAGELTNRGELQKAGGVSYLHTCINTVPTAANAEYYAEKVRDLAAFRTMIEAGVRMTAQGYAAMGDAPQAIQAAMAQLQALVAGTVDTTPRQSVADRWQAFIDEQEAGIDPRALDTPWPDINEVIQLLPGQLMTVGAATAGGKSLFGMNLAAHVALHRNRPVLVASMEMGGGELMARLTSAESGVFLDRLVRHKLEDADWDRIARVGCRMANAHNFILDDNSGQTLSKLRARLRWMASRGNPPAMLVADYLQLMTPENTKSTSNRAHEIGEISRGLKKIAGEFELPVVALAQFNRGAAGRRPLVSDFKESSSIEQDSDIIVLLHRELAEDGTDTGPTAGTVEVAIAKNRNGASGRTVRLGFQGHRARLVTMAQG, encoded by the coding sequence GTGAGCATCGCACGTCCCTATTCCGACTACAACGAACACCTGCCGACCCAGGACGACGACGACCTTCCCGCGTCTGCGGCCCGGCAGGCGCTGGAGCGCGAGCAGCCGAACGACATCGAGGCCGAACAAGCTGTACTGGGCGCCATGATGCTGTCCACCACGGCCATCGACGACGTGATCAACGTGCTTCGCAGCCCCGGTGACTTCCACCGGCCCGCGCACGAGCTGATCTGCAACGCGATCCTGGCGATCTACGACCGATGCGGCGGCGAGGGCAACATCGACCCGATCCGGGTAGCCGGCGAGCTCACCAACCGCGGAGAGCTGCAGAAGGCAGGCGGCGTCAGCTACCTGCACACCTGCATCAACACCGTACCCACCGCCGCGAACGCCGAGTACTACGCGGAGAAGGTCCGCGACCTGGCGGCGTTTCGCACCATGATCGAGGCCGGCGTCCGAATGACCGCCCAGGGTTACGCCGCCATGGGCGACGCTCCACAAGCCATCCAGGCCGCCATGGCTCAGCTCCAGGCGCTCGTGGCCGGCACCGTCGACACGACGCCGCGTCAGTCGGTCGCGGATCGTTGGCAGGCGTTCATCGACGAGCAGGAGGCGGGGATCGACCCACGCGCGCTCGACACCCCCTGGCCAGACATCAACGAGGTGATCCAGCTGCTGCCCGGCCAGCTCATGACGGTCGGCGCCGCGACTGCCGGCGGCAAGAGCCTGTTCGGGATGAACCTGGCCGCGCACGTCGCACTGCACCGCAACCGGCCGGTCCTGGTGGCCAGTATGGAGATGGGCGGTGGCGAACTGATGGCCCGTCTGACCTCCGCCGAGTCCGGCGTCTTCCTCGACCGCCTGGTCCGGCACAAGCTCGAGGACGCGGACTGGGACCGCATCGCGCGAGTCGGCTGCCGGATGGCGAACGCCCACAACTTCATCCTCGACGACAACTCCGGCCAGACCCTGTCGAAGCTGCGAGCCAGGCTGCGCTGGATGGCCTCGCGTGGCAACCCGCCCGCCATGCTGGTCGCCGACTACCTGCAGCTGATGACGCCGGAGAACACCAAGTCAACTTCCAACCGGGCACACGAGATCGGCGAGATCAGCCGGGGTCTCAAGAAGATCGCGGGCGAGTTCGAGCTCCCGGTCGTGGCGTTGGCCCAGTTCAACCGCGGCGCGGCCGGACGTAGGCCGCTCGTCTCGGACTTCAAGGAGTCCAGCTCGATCGAGCAGGACAGCGACATCATCGTCCTGCTGCACCGCGAGCTCGCCGAGGACGGCACCGACACCGGACCCACCGCCGGAACGGTCGAGGTGGCCATTGCCAAGAACCGCAACGGAGCCAGCGGCAGGACGGTCCGGCTGGGCTTCCAGGGGCACCGGGCCCGGTTGGTCACCATGGCACAGGGCTAG
- a CDS encoding NlpC/P60 family protein: protein MFEPEFTGKKRSMLTIRRSQVLPRAQSWVGIGLVYDQANTHDGYRTDCSGYVSMCWDLGYSDDTTGFVPNGEAAWIPKADLKPGDAILNDAAGNAGHVVLFGAWANEAQSSYLGYEFTPAGVLCHTIPYPYFAGHGTFRPVACLTVASDPPTPQEKDMPSGIEITTGSNAISFPVGSCSNVSFFCDNTLFGKPKAQLRVVIWAVGSPPVVRTIQVGNDNSAQTALVFPNPGLTHSVTTTRVDAETFPIGVEVS from the coding sequence GTGTTCGAACCCGAATTCACTGGGAAGAAAAGAAGCATGCTGACAATCAGACGGTCGCAAGTGCTCCCCCGCGCGCAAAGCTGGGTGGGTATCGGCCTGGTATACGACCAGGCCAATACCCACGATGGGTACCGCACGGACTGCTCAGGCTATGTGTCGATGTGTTGGGACCTGGGCTACTCGGACGACACGACAGGATTCGTTCCGAACGGCGAGGCCGCTTGGATTCCCAAGGCAGACCTGAAGCCGGGTGACGCGATCCTGAACGACGCCGCTGGTAACGCGGGGCATGTCGTTCTATTCGGCGCTTGGGCAAACGAAGCTCAATCCTCATACCTCGGATACGAGTTCACGCCTGCAGGTGTCCTCTGCCACACCATCCCGTACCCCTACTTCGCCGGGCACGGCACCTTTCGACCCGTCGCCTGTCTCACCGTCGCCAGCGACCCACCCACCCCACAGGAGAAAGACATGCCCTCAGGTATCGAGATCACCACCGGCAGCAATGCCATCAGCTTCCCCGTCGGCAGCTGCTCCAACGTCTCGTTCTTCTGCGACAACACCCTGTTCGGAAAGCCGAAGGCGCAGCTGCGCGTGGTCATTTGGGCCGTAGGATCACCTCCCGTGGTGCGCACGATCCAGGTCGGCAACGACAACAGCGCCCAGACGGCACTCGTGTTCCCGAACCCGGGGCTCACCCACAGCGTCACCACCACCCGGGTCGACGCCGAGACGTTCCCGATCGGTGTCGAAGTCTCATGA
- a CDS encoding replication/maintenance protein RepL — translation MQPEPRSGSLRPAGKPRRRTGPATEPELVSLLDQFGEQLAMDLLGASARPVDEVTVKFRPRRASHDMAGSMGYSLTSNWFLAKVLARCIVAHRLSPVEVAVLLHMMGSQTRGELVQTQVEMAKEIGAARSSVNSAIGRLCELNYIRRHRARGRYDVNPRLCFRGNGDEQNGVLAHVRAEQLASEFPDTIGPEDFARES, via the coding sequence GTGCAACCGGAACCACGGAGTGGCTCTCTGCGGCCGGCAGGCAAGCCGCGCCGCCGAACCGGGCCAGCGACGGAGCCCGAGCTGGTCAGCCTGCTGGATCAGTTCGGCGAACAGCTCGCGATGGACTTGCTCGGAGCGAGTGCCCGGCCAGTCGACGAGGTCACCGTCAAGTTCCGTCCCAGGCGTGCCAGCCACGACATGGCCGGATCGATGGGCTACTCACTGACCAGCAATTGGTTCTTGGCCAAGGTGCTGGCACGGTGCATCGTCGCTCACCGGCTCTCGCCCGTCGAGGTCGCGGTTCTGCTGCACATGATGGGGTCCCAGACACGAGGCGAACTCGTTCAGACCCAGGTGGAGATGGCCAAGGAGATCGGTGCCGCTCGCAGCAGCGTGAATAGCGCGATCGGCCGACTGTGCGAACTGAACTACATTCGCCGCCATCGGGCACGGGGGCGCTACGACGTCAACCCACGGCTATGCTTCCGAGGCAACGGCGATGAGCAGAACGGCGTGCTGGCCCACGTGAGGGCGGAGCAGCTGGCCAGTGAGTTCCCCGATACGATCGGGCCTGAAGACTTCGCCCGCGAGAGCTGA
- a CDS encoding MarR family transcriptional regulator translates to MEITPSGVLGMIHRLQLTPTAIAVLGIMSELQASGGAVNYTQVDMAERLGVLESAVSRGMKLLVARNLVIRSGDGRGHSYRLHPFIAKYSSEREMEAALRAAAVEVREGRMPDIAAPLYRKQPPRAGRPNLVAV, encoded by the coding sequence ATGGAGATCACTCCTTCCGGTGTGCTCGGTATGATCCACAGGCTGCAACTCACGCCCACGGCCATCGCGGTTCTCGGGATCATGTCCGAGCTGCAGGCGTCCGGTGGAGCGGTCAATTACACGCAGGTGGACATGGCCGAGCGGTTGGGCGTCCTGGAATCGGCAGTCAGCCGCGGGATGAAGCTGCTCGTGGCGCGGAACCTGGTGATCCGCAGCGGTGACGGCCGCGGTCACAGCTACCGGCTGCACCCGTTCATCGCGAAGTACAGCTCTGAGCGCGAGATGGAGGCCGCACTGCGCGCGGCGGCGGTCGAGGTGCGCGAGGGCCGTATGCCGGACATCGCCGCGCCGCTGTATCGCAAGCAGCCGCCGCGTGCCGGTCGGCCGAACCTGGTAGCGGTCTGA
- a CDS encoding FG-GAP-like repeat-containing protein has product MLIPSAMHEHYLATCLHAVRMEPTKVLMPGQQQSALRRLAMTVLLTITAMVAAAGAARAATPLFAPAADYAAGRAPRSVAVGDFNGDNHLDLAVANAGSNTVSVLRGVGNGTFQPKVDYPTGSTPLALAVGDFNGDNHLDLAVANLGSNTVSVLRGVGDGTFQPKVDYPTGSTPSGLATGDFNGDNHLDLAVANAGAATVSVLRGVGDGTFQPKVDYPTGSTPLALAVGDFNGDNHLDLAVANAGSNSVSVLRGVGNGTFQPKDDYPTGSTPSGLATGDFNGDNHLDLAVAATGSNSVSVLRGVGNGTFQPKDDYPTGASPYALVADDFNSDGHLDLAVAATGSNAVSVLRGVGNGTFQPKDDYPTGSSPFALTVGNLNTDGRPDLAVVNTDANSVSVLLGIHTQAAAITSADEVTFTQGHRGEFTVTSTGVPVPRLSESGALPPGVAFEDNGDGTASISGTPAAGSNASYVVTLTAHNSAGPDATQTFTLTVKEASPKPPCPEDQHPGDGHHCDPAGRGDGHHCDPAGRGDGHHCDPPGRGDGHHGELAATGASSVPACAIASTVLLLVGGAAVRLAARTHSVRGAHSPAA; this is encoded by the coding sequence TTGCTGATTCCCTCGGCAATGCACGAGCATTATCTGGCGACCTGCCTGCACGCTGTTCGCATGGAGCCCACAAAAGTCCTGATGCCGGGACAGCAGCAGTCGGCCTTGAGACGACTAGCCATGACGGTCCTGCTAACGATCACGGCCATGGTGGCCGCAGCCGGGGCCGCACGTGCAGCCACACCGCTTTTCGCCCCAGCAGCCGACTACGCGGCCGGGCGCGCGCCGCGTTCGGTGGCGGTGGGGGACTTCAACGGCGACAACCACCTCGACCTGGCCGTCGCCAATGCCGGCTCCAACACCGTGTCAGTGCTACGCGGCGTCGGGAACGGCACCTTCCAGCCGAAAGTCGACTACCCCACCGGATCAACACCGTTGGCACTGGCGGTAGGTGACTTCAACGGCGACAACCACCTCGACCTCGCCGTCGCCAACCTCGGCTCCAACACCGTGTCAGTGCTACGCGGCGTGGGCGACGGCACCTTCCAGCCGAAAGTCGACTACCCCACCGGATCAACACCCTCCGGCCTGGCAACAGGCGACTTCAACGGCGACAACCACCTCGACCTGGCGGTTGCCAATGCCGGTGCCGCGACCGTGTCGGTGCTACGCGGTGTGGGCGACGGCACCTTCCAGCCGAAAGTCGACTACCCCACCGGATCAACACCGTTGGCACTGGCGGTAGGTGACTTCAACGGCGACAACCACCTCGACCTGGCGGTTGCCAATGCCGGCTCCAACAGCGTGTCAGTGCTACGCGGCGTCGGGAACGGCACCTTCCAGCCGAAGGACGACTACCCCACCGGATCAACACCCTCCGGCCTGGCAACAGGCGACTTCAACGGCGACAACCACCTCGACCTCGCCGTCGCTGCCACCGGCTCCAACAGCGTGTCAGTGCTACGCGGCGTCGGGAACGGCACCTTCCAGCCGAAGGACGACTACCCCACCGGGGCCTCGCCGTACGCGCTGGTAGCGGATGACTTCAACAGTGACGGTCACCTCGACCTCGCCGTCGCTGCCACCGGCTCCAACGCCGTGTCAGTGCTACGCGGCGTCGGGAACGGCACCTTCCAGCCGAAGGACGACTACCCCACCGGATCAAGTCCGTTCGCTCTCACGGTGGGAAATCTCAACACCGACGGCCGGCCGGACCTGGCCGTCGTCAACACCGACGCCAACAGCGTGTCGGTACTCCTCGGCATCCACACGCAGGCGGCTGCGATCACCAGCGCGGATGAGGTGACGTTCACGCAGGGACACAGGGGCGAGTTCACCGTCACATCGACGGGCGTGCCGGTACCGAGACTGTCCGAGTCCGGAGCGCTGCCGCCGGGTGTGGCCTTCGAGGACAACGGCGACGGAACCGCCTCGATCTCCGGCACGCCGGCGGCGGGTTCCAATGCCTCGTACGTGGTGACGCTGACGGCCCACAACTCGGCCGGACCGGATGCCACCCAGACCTTCACACTGACCGTCAAGGAAGCCTCCCCCAAGCCGCCCTGCCCGGAAGACCAACACCCTGGCGACGGGCACCACTGCGATCCCGCGGGCCGTGGCGACGGGCACCACTGCGATCCCGCGGGCCGTGGCGACGGGCACCACTGCGATCCCCCGGGCCGTGGCGACGGCCATCACGGCGAGCTCGCTGCCACTGGCGCGTCGTCGGTGCCGGCCTGCGCGATCGCCAGCACCGTGCTGCTTCTCGTCGGTGGGGCGGCAGTCAGGCTCGCTGCCCGAACCCACAGCGTCCGGGGCGCACACTCGCCAGCGGCATGA
- a CDS encoding IPT/TIG domain-containing protein, which produces MPISPNQGSTGGGTTVTITGTNLAGTTAVKFGSKSAAITANTPTSVTVVSPSGAGVVSVIVTTAGGSSNPLSFFYIGPPFKASLSGTSGPTSGGNTITINGTGLSTASAVNFGPNSATPTVISDSQLSVTVPAGTGAGSVPVTVVTAGGTNNGLSYTYEDAPTVNTISPSSGSTSGGTAVTITGTNLATTQSVTFDGTSAAFSVINSTTLSVATPPGTAGAVDVVVTTTGGSATMTGGFTYVAGPGI; this is translated from the coding sequence ATGCCCATCAGCCCGAACCAGGGATCCACCGGCGGCGGAACCACGGTGACGATCACCGGCACCAATCTGGCCGGCACCACCGCTGTGAAGTTCGGCAGCAAGTCGGCCGCCATCACCGCCAACACCCCCACCTCGGTCACCGTCGTCTCCCCCTCGGGAGCCGGCGTGGTCAGCGTCATCGTGACCACCGCGGGCGGGAGCAGCAATCCGCTGTCGTTCTTCTACATCGGCCCGCCGTTCAAGGCATCCCTGAGCGGCACCTCCGGGCCCACCTCGGGCGGGAACACCATCACCATCAACGGGACCGGCCTGTCCACCGCCTCGGCCGTCAACTTCGGTCCCAACAGTGCGACCCCGACCGTGATCTCCGACAGCCAGCTCAGCGTCACCGTGCCGGCGGGGACCGGGGCGGGGTCAGTGCCGGTCACCGTCGTGACGGCCGGCGGCACCAACAACGGCCTGTCCTACACGTACGAGGACGCGCCGACGGTCAACACCATTTCGCCCAGCTCCGGTTCGACCTCCGGCGGGACCGCAGTGACCATCACCGGCACGAACCTGGCCACCACCCAGTCGGTCACCTTCGACGGCACGTCGGCGGCGTTCTCCGTCATCAACAGCACCACGCTGTCCGTTGCCACCCCGCCGGGAACCGCGGGCGCGGTGGACGTCGTGGTCACCACCACCGGCGGTAGCGCCACCATGACTGGCGGCTTCACCTACGTGGCCGGCCCCGGTATCTGA
- a CDS encoding IPT/TIG domain-containing protein, whose amino-acid sequence MLSAAPALTSISPNQGAGSGGTSVTLTGTNLVGTTSVKFGTAAATSFVVVSGTQIAATAPPGSGTVQVTATTPGGTSNGVSYTYLQVPTLSSLAPDKGPVAGGNTVTLTGTNLTNATAVSFGATVASFVVVSATQIIATAPTGSAGPVNVTVTTPGGTSNGVSYTYLQVPTLSSLAPDKGPVAGGNTVTLTGTNLTNATAVSFGATTTPFVVVSATQIAATAPTGSAGPVNVTVTTPGGTSNALPYFLLNPPTLSSLAPDKGPVAGGNTVTLTGTNLTNATAVSFGATTTPFVVVSATQIIATVPPGGGTVQVTATTPGGTSNGVSYTYLQVPTLSSLAPDKGPVAGGSSVTLTGTNLTNATAVSFGATVASFVVVSATQIIATAPTGSAGPVNVTVTTPGGTSNALPYSRVQPPGI is encoded by the coding sequence GTGCTGTCGGCCGCACCCGCCTTGACGTCGATCAGTCCCAATCAGGGAGCCGGATCCGGGGGTACCTCCGTCACCCTCACCGGCACCAATCTGGTCGGAACCACCTCGGTGAAGTTCGGCACGGCTGCCGCAACGTCCTTCGTCGTGGTCTCCGGCACGCAGATCGCTGCTACCGCGCCTCCCGGCAGTGGGACGGTTCAGGTCACCGCGACCACGCCGGGCGGTACCAGTAACGGTGTCTCCTACACCTATCTGCAGGTGCCGACTCTCAGCTCGCTGGCCCCGGACAAGGGGCCGGTTGCCGGCGGGAACACGGTGACTTTGACTGGCACGAATCTGACGAATGCCACGGCCGTGAGTTTCGGTGCCACTGTGGCGTCCTTCGTCGTGGTGTCCGCCACCCAGATCATCGCTACCGCGCCTACCGGCAGCGCCGGCCCGGTCAACGTGACTGTCACCACGCCGGGTGGCACCAGTAACGGTGTCTCCTACACCTATCTGCAGGTGCCGACTCTCAGCTCGCTGGCCCCGGACAAGGGGCCGGTTGCCGGCGGGAACACGGTGACTTTGACTGGCACGAATCTGACGAATGCCACGGCCGTGAGTTTCGGTGCCACCACGACGCCCTTCGTCGTGGTCTCCGCCACCCAGATCGCCGCTACCGCGCCTACCGGCAGCGCCGGCCCGGTCAACGTGACTGTCACCACGCCGGGTGGCACCAGTAACGCCCTCCCCTACTTCCTCCTCAACCCGCCGACTCTCAGCTCGCTTGCCCCGGACAAGGGGCCGGTTGCCGGCGGGAACACGGTGACTTTGACTGGCACGAATCTGACGAATGCCACGGCCGTGAGTTTCGGTGCCACCACGACGCCCTTCGTCGTGGTCTCCGCCACCCAGATCATCGCTACGGTGCCTCCTGGTGGCGGGACGGTTCAGGTCACCGCGACCACGCCGGGTGGTACCAGTAACGGTGTCTCCTACACCTATCTGCAGGTGCCGACTCTCAGCTCGCTTGCCCCGGACAAGGGGCCGGTTGCCGGCGGCAGCTCGGTGACTTTGACTGGCACGAATCTGACGAATGCCACGGCGGTGAGTTTCGGTGCCACTGTGGCGTCCTTCGTCGTGGTGTCCGCCACCCAGATCATCGCTACCGCGCCTACCGGCAGCGCCGGCCCGGTCAACGTGACTGTCACCACGCCGGGTGGCACCAGTAACGCCCTCCCCTACAGCCGCGTTCAACCACCTGGCATCTAG
- a CDS encoding choice-of-anchor C family protein, whose protein sequence is MRHRHTLLGTMLMTVALLTTVGPAHATASQHGPTHLPSAVVSPPAFSDGSFEEPTAPSGGFTTVVVGQSIGPWTVTRGSVDLIGAGFWAAADGDQSVDLSGVQAGTVTQSFATNPGTRYLVSYALAGNPNGLPLIKTGQVRVNGTDVQDFTFDVGGKSTADMGYVTQSFQFVASYQLTTLSFVSTTSSAYGPVLDGVSVTAICCSTCDSEV, encoded by the coding sequence ATGCGGCACCGTCATACGCTACTGGGCACCATGCTCATGACCGTCGCTCTTTTGACCACCGTCGGCCCCGCACATGCCACGGCGAGCCAACACGGCCCCACCCACCTGCCCAGCGCCGTGGTCTCGCCGCCCGCGTTCAGCGACGGCAGCTTCGAGGAGCCGACCGCGCCCTCGGGCGGCTTCACGACTGTGGTCGTCGGGCAGAGCATCGGACCGTGGACCGTCACCCGAGGCTCGGTCGACCTGATCGGTGCGGGGTTCTGGGCGGCCGCCGACGGCGACCAGTCCGTGGACCTGAGCGGGGTTCAGGCGGGTACTGTCACGCAGAGCTTCGCCACCAACCCCGGGACTCGGTACCTGGTGAGCTACGCCCTGGCCGGTAACCCGAACGGCCTGCCGCTCATCAAGACGGGTCAGGTGCGAGTCAACGGAACCGACGTCCAGGACTTCACCTTCGACGTCGGCGGTAAGTCCACGGCCGACATGGGCTATGTCACGCAGAGCTTCCAGTTCGTTGCCAGCTACCAGCTGACGACGCTGAGCTTCGTCAGCACGACCTCCTCGGCCTACGGTCCCGTGCTCGACGGGGTGAGCGTCACCGCCATCTGCTGTTCCACTTGCGACAGTGAGGTGTAG